GCAACTGCCGATAAACCTCGCTGAGTTGTTGCCCATCGGTATCATTGCCAAGCTAGTGCGAGTATTTCCGCTGCCTGATGGTCGTCTATCAGCCCTGGTAGAATTAATTAGTCGTGCTCGTTCTATTGAAGTAGTGCGAAGTGATCCTTTCGCGATTTTACGCATTTTATATCCGGTTGAAATAGAAGGTGAAAATACTGAAGAAGCTCAAGCTATTCACCGGCAATTACGTTTAAAACTTCAATCTTTTTTTGAAGCGCACCCCAATGTTTCTGATGAAGTTAAGCTCGCCGCTATGGCTTTAGATAAGCCAGGGCTTATGGCTGACTTTGTAGCCCAGCATTTGTCGCGAGATTTTAACGAGCGGCTATGGTTTTTAAATGAGTTAGACATTCCTATCCGTGTTCGTCGCGCTTTAGAAATTGCTATTCGCGAACTTGATTTATTGACCATAGGCAATCGAATTAGCCAAGAAATACGTGATAAAGTAGAAAAAAATCAACGCGAGTATTTTTTGCGCGAACAGCTTAAGGCAATTAGGCGTGAACTCGGTGAAGAAAAAGATCCAGCCAAACTTGCGGTTAGCGAGCTTGAAAAAAAACTTAACGAGGCTGGTTTACCACCAGTGGCCCGCAAGCGTGCTGATGAAGAATTAAAACGTTTACAGTTACTACCTGTCGAATCGCCTGAGCATAATGTCGTAAGATCATATCTTGACTGGATAGCAATGTTGCCGTGGTCGAAAATGACCGCAGATAATGCTGACCTTGAACGCGCTCGTAGTATTCTTGATAAAGATCACTACGGTCTTGATGATGTAAAAGAAAGAATTCTTGAATTTTTAGCTGTACGCCAACTCAACCCTAAAAAAGCTGGTAGTTTGCTGTGTTTTGCTGGTCCCCCTGGGGTTGGTAAAACATCGTTAGGCAAAAGTATTGCTAACGCCTTAGGCCGCGAATTTTATCGTTTCTCAGTTGGTGGTATGCGTGATGAGGCCGAAATTAAAGGGCATCGTCGTACTTATGTTGGTGCAATGCCTGGGCGAATTTTACAAGGGCTTAAACAAGTTGCAACGGCTAATCCCGTCTTCATGCTTGATGAGTTAGATAAAATCGGCAACGATTGGCGTGGCGATCCATCAAGCGCTTTACTTGAAGTGCTTGACCCTGCGCAAAATAATGCCTTTAACGACCATTATTTAGACTTACCCTTTGATTTATCACGAGTAATGTTCATCGCTACCGTAAATGTAAAAACCGAAGTGCCAGACGCCTTACGTGACCGTCTCGAAATAATTGACTTGCCTGGCTATATCCCCGAAGAAAAATTAGAAATTGCTGCTCGTTATTTGCTACCACGTCAACGAGTTGATGCAGGTCTGACTAAAACAAGACTCAGTGTATCACGCAGTGCTATAATGCGAATTACACGTGAATATACCCATGAAGCTGGGGTTCGAGAGCTTGAACGCCAAATGGCCCGTATTTGCCGTAAACGTGCTGCTGAAGTAGTAAAAGGTAATCACGACAAAATGCGTATCGGACCAGAAGAAGTACCAACCTACCTTGGTCCCCCAAAAATACAACCAGATCGCATCGAACGTCGATTAAAGTCTGGAGTCGTTTTGGGCTTAGCGTGGACGCCAGTTGGTGGTGATGTATTATTTATTGAAGCTACATCTATGTCTGGCAAAGGGGGCCTGCGATTAACGGGTCAACTTGGTGAAGTTATGAGTGAGTCAGCCAACTTGGCACTATCTTATGTACGTACTCATGCAGAATCGCTGCAAATTGATCCAAGTATTTTTGATCAAAAAGACCTGCATGTGCATTTTCCTGCTGGTGCTGTAAAAAAAGATGGTCCTTCAGCAGGTGTTACCATTACCACAGCGTTAATTTCGTTATTAACTAACCGCTCTATCAAACCTCACTTAGCGATGACCGGAGAAATGACGTTACGTGGTGAAGTTTTACCTGTTGGTGGAATTCGCGAAAAAGTAGTTGCCGCTCGTCGCAGTGGTATACGTACGGTGATCTTGCCAGAACGCAACCGTGCTGATGTTGAAGAAATTCCCGATGAAGTACGCCGCAGCGTTAATTTTATTTATGCTGCTGTTTTTGATGATGTACTTAAAGCCGCCTTGGCGACAAAACTTCAAAAAAACGAAAAATTCTCCAAAAAGTGAGAGGCGAAAAATAGGCAAATGGCCATTACCGCAATAAAAGGGATGAACGATATTGTACCAGGCGCGCGTGACCTCTTTCTTGATAGTGCCATTTGGGATCGTGTTCTTGCGCCTGCTACTTCTGTGTTAGCGAGCTATGGCTATCGCCAAGTTTTACTTCCAATCGTTGAAAATACTTCATTATTTGCTCGCAGTATCGGCAGCGAAACCGATATTGTAAGTAAAGAAATGTATAGTTTTACTGACCGCGGTGGTGAAACATTGACCCTAAGACCTGAAGGTACCGCTGGCGCTGTACGGTCATATATAGAACATAATTTTGGGAAAACAAGCCCTTTGCAGCGTTGGTGGTATTTTGGCCCGATGTTCAGAGCCGAACGTCCACAAAAAGGTCGTTATCGACAATTCTATCAAATAGGGGCTGAGTTATTTGCTGCTGGTGCACCTACTGCCGATGCTGAAATGATAATTATGCTAGCCCGTTTATGTGAAGCTCTGGGGCTTGACCAAGTAGGTATTCGCGTCAACAGTCTTGGTGATAATGAAAGTCGAATCGCATACCGAGAAACCTTGACAAAATATTTGTCAACCCACCAAAACGAATTATGCGAAGCTTGTCAGCGGCGTTCTAACAGCAATCCATTAAGGGTTCTTGATTGCAAGCGTACCTCCTGCAAAGCTATTGCAGAAAACGCTCCAGACATCATGCAGTCGTTTTCTAAAACAGCACAGCAGCACTTTGAGCAGGTCTTAGACCTACTTGCAAATAACCGTATAGAATATCAACGTGACCCCCGTTTAGTACGTGGTTTAGATTATTACACCGGTACTATCTTTGAATTTACCAGCAAAGCTTTAGGGGCCCAAGACGCTCTTTTAGGTGGTGGCCGCTACGACCGCTTAGTTAATGAATTAGGCGGTCCAGACATTCCAGCAATTGGTTTTGCTGCTGGTATTGAGCGCTTAACTTTAGCAGTTGCAGAAAAAGCAGCAAAAGATCGTATTCAAACTTTAGATGGCCCTCACCTTTATATCGCTTCAATGCCAGGTGCAGAAAAATTGGCGCTTTCGCTAGGCGATGCGGTACGATCTCAACGACGACATCTGGTTGAAGTTGATGTCAGTGGCAAAGGTCTTAAAGCCCAACTTAAACGTGCTGATCGCGCTGGAGCTCGTTTTGCTTTAGTATTAGGAGAGGATGAACTTGTGTCAGGCAAAGCAAAGCTAAAAGATTTAAGGTCTGACTTGCATCCAACTGAAGGTTTGGCCACGATGGTAGAACTGAACGGTAAAGCGCTCGTTGCAGCGCTCGATGCAGTGACTTTAGTCGCAAGTGGAGCGAAATCATGAAGCTATGGATTACATTAGTAACTACTGTTGGCTTTGTAGTAGCTTCTGCTGCAACAGTGATGGCAGGTAAAGATCGCTACGAGGTTGGTGAAGATATACCAA
Above is a genomic segment from Deltaproteobacteria bacterium containing:
- a CDS encoding histidine--tRNA ligase, giving the protein MAITAIKGMNDIVPGARDLFLDSAIWDRVLAPATSVLASYGYRQVLLPIVENTSLFARSIGSETDIVSKEMYSFTDRGGETLTLRPEGTAGAVRSYIEHNFGKTSPLQRWWYFGPMFRAERPQKGRYRQFYQIGAELFAAGAPTADAEMIIMLARLCEALGLDQVGIRVNSLGDNESRIAYRETLTKYLSTHQNELCEACQRRSNSNPLRVLDCKRTSCKAIAENAPDIMQSFSKTAQQHFEQVLDLLANNRIEYQRDPRLVRGLDYYTGTIFEFTSKALGAQDALLGGGRYDRLVNELGGPDIPAIGFAAGIERLTLAVAEKAAKDRIQTLDGPHLYIASMPGAEKLALSLGDAVRSQRRHLVEVDVSGKGLKAQLKRADRAGARFALVLGEDELVSGKAKLKDLRSDLHPTEGLATMVELNGKALVAALDAVTLVASGAKS
- the lon gene encoding endopeptidase La, translating into MMSDVDSSALKALVRIADQPPAEMPTLILDDFVPFPGPVVPLLLDREERRRAVLHARHHGGYVLLINKTQDAEGQSDNKETPAPNLTSFADDTEIETISEIETPKIPADTKHPEINQNDDSLDELAKDEEPIPSTGLGVKVEQLPINLAELLPIGIIAKLVRVFPLPDGRLSALVELISRARSIEVVRSDPFAILRILYPVEIEGENTEEAQAIHRQLRLKLQSFFEAHPNVSDEVKLAAMALDKPGLMADFVAQHLSRDFNERLWFLNELDIPIRVRRALEIAIRELDLLTIGNRISQEIRDKVEKNQREYFLREQLKAIRRELGEEKDPAKLAVSELEKKLNEAGLPPVARKRADEELKRLQLLPVESPEHNVVRSYLDWIAMLPWSKMTADNADLERARSILDKDHYGLDDVKERILEFLAVRQLNPKKAGSLLCFAGPPGVGKTSLGKSIANALGREFYRFSVGGMRDEAEIKGHRRTYVGAMPGRILQGLKQVATANPVFMLDELDKIGNDWRGDPSSALLEVLDPAQNNAFNDHYLDLPFDLSRVMFIATVNVKTEVPDALRDRLEIIDLPGYIPEEKLEIAARYLLPRQRVDAGLTKTRLSVSRSAIMRITREYTHEAGVRELERQMARICRKRAAEVVKGNHDKMRIGPEEVPTYLGPPKIQPDRIERRLKSGVVLGLAWTPVGGDVLFIEATSMSGKGGLRLTGQLGEVMSESANLALSYVRTHAESLQIDPSIFDQKDLHVHFPAGAVKKDGPSAGVTITTALISLLTNRSIKPHLAMTGEMTLRGEVLPVGGIREKVVAARRSGIRTVILPERNRADVEEIPDEVRRSVNFIYAAVFDDVLKAALATKLQKNEKFSKK